From Sphingomonas hengshuiensis, one genomic window encodes:
- the sufC gene encoding Fe-S cluster assembly ATPase SufC, with protein sequence MLNIENLHAEIGGKQILKGLTLRVGAGEVHAIMGPNGAGKSTLGYVLGGRPGYEATAGSVTFDGADLLDMAPHARAAAGLFLGFQYPVEIPGISNVQFLREALNSQRRGRDEAPLSGGEFLKLARAQADALGMDMEMLKRPVNVGFSGGEKKRNEMVQMGIIGPKLAILDETDSGLDIDALKAVGDGINRIMRAPDKAVILITHYQRLLDYVRPDFVHVLADGRIVRSGGPELALELEREGYGAIAA encoded by the coding sequence ATGCTGAACATCGAAAACCTCCACGCCGAAATCGGCGGCAAGCAAATCCTCAAGGGCCTGACGCTGCGCGTCGGCGCGGGCGAAGTCCATGCGATCATGGGCCCCAATGGCGCGGGCAAGTCGACGCTCGGCTATGTGCTGGGCGGGCGTCCGGGCTATGAAGCGACTGCGGGCAGCGTGACCTTCGACGGCGCCGACCTGCTCGACATGGCGCCGCATGCGCGCGCCGCGGCGGGGCTGTTCCTCGGCTTCCAATATCCGGTCGAAATCCCCGGAATCTCCAACGTCCAGTTCCTGCGCGAGGCGCTCAACAGCCAGCGCCGCGGGCGCGACGAGGCGCCGCTGTCGGGCGGCGAGTTCCTGAAACTGGCGCGTGCCCAGGCCGATGCGCTCGGCATGGACATGGAAATGCTCAAGCGCCCGGTGAACGTGGGCTTTTCGGGCGGCGAGAAGAAGCGCAACGAGATGGTCCAGATGGGGATCATCGGCCCGAAGCTGGCGATCCTCGACGAGACCGACAGCGGGCTCGACATCGATGCGCTCAAGGCGGTCGGCGACGGCATCAACCGCATCATGCGCGCGCCCGACAAGGCGGTGATCCTGATCACCCATTACCAGCGGCTGCTCGATTATGTGCGGCCCGATTTCGTCCACGTCCTCGCCGATGGCCGCATCGTCCGCTCGGGCGGGCCGGAACTCGCGCTCGAGCTCGAGCGCGAAGGCTATGGGGCGATCGCGGCATGA